In Dasypus novemcinctus isolate mDasNov1 chromosome 23, mDasNov1.1.hap2, whole genome shotgun sequence, the following proteins share a genomic window:
- the NPTX2 gene encoding neuronal pentraxin-2, with translation MLALLAAGVALAAAAAAQDGPAPGGRFVCTALPPEAARGGCPRPAKPGPGGAPSPEDELRAAVLQLRETVVQQKETLGAQREAIRELTGKLARCEGLAGARAPGRAAAGKDTMGDLPRDPGHVVEQLSRSLQTLKDRLESLEHQLRVNVSNAALPSDFREMLQQRLGDLERQLLRKVAELEDEKSLFHNETSAHRQKTESTLNALLQRVTELERGNSAFKSPDAFKVSLPLRTNYLYGKIKKTLPELYAFTICLWLRSSASPGIGTPFSYAVPGQANEIVLIEWGNNPIELLINDKVAQLPLFVSDGKWHHICVTWTTRDGMWEAFQDGEKLGTGENLAPWHPIKPGGVLILGQEQDTIGGRFDATQAFVGELSQFNIWDRVLRAQEIVNIANCSTNMPGNVIPWVDNNVDVFGGASKWPVETCEERLLDL, from the exons ATGCTGGCGCTGCTGGCCGCCGGCGTGGCGCTGGCCGCGGCCGCCGCGGCCCAGGACGGCCCGGCGCCCGGCGGCCGCTTCGTCTGCACCGCGCTGCCCCCCGAGGCGGCGCGCGGCGGCTGCCCGCGGCCCGCGAAGCCCGGGCCGGGCGGCGCGCCGAGCCCCGAGGACGAGCTGCGGGCCGCCGTGCTGCAGCTGCGCGAGACCGTCGTGCAGCAGAAGGAGACGCTGGGCGCGCAGCGCGAGGCCATCCGCGAGCTCACGGGCAAGCTGGCGCGCTGCGAGGGGCTGGCGGGCGCCAGGGCGCCGGGCCGCGCGGCCGCGGGCAAGGACACCATGGGCGACCTGCCGCGGGACCCCGGCCACGTGGTGGAGCAGCTCAGCCGCTCGCTGCAGACGCTCAAGGACCGCCTGGAGAGCCTCGAG CACCAGCTCCGAGTGAATGTGTCCAATGCGGCGCTGCCCAGTGACTTTCGAGAGATGCTTCAGCAGCGCCTTGGGGACCTGGAGAGGCAGCTGCTGCGCAAGGTGGCGGAGCTCGAGGACGAGAAGTCCCTGTTCCACAATGAGACCTCAGCTCACCGGCAGAAGACCGAGAGCACCCTGAACGCGCTGCTGCAGAGGGTGACGGAGCTGGAGCGAG GCAACAGTGCGTTTAAATCGCCAGACGCCTTCAAAGTGTCCCTTCCTCTCCGCACAAACTACCTGTACGGCAAGATCAAGAAGACGCTGCCCGAGCTGTACGCCTTCACCATCTGCCTGTGGCTGCGGTCCAGCGCCTCGCCGGGCATTGGCACCCCGTTCTCCTACGCCGTGCCGGGGCAGGCCAACGAGATTGTGCTGATTGAGTGGGGCAACAACCCCATCGAGCTGCTCATCAACGACAAG GTCGCCCAGCTGCCCCTGTTTGTCAGCGACGGCAAGTGGCACCACATCTGCGTCACCTGGACGACGCGGGACGGCATGTGGGAGGCCTTCCAGGATGGGGAGAAGCTTGGCACTGGGGAGAACCTGGCCCCCTGGCACCCCATCAAGCCAGGGGGCGTGCTGATCCTTGGGCAAGAGCAG GACACCATCGGGGGCAGGTTCGATGCCACCCAGGCGTTCGTGGGGGAGCTCAGCCAGTTCAACATATGGGACCGGGTGCTGCGCGCGCAGGAAATCGTCAACATCGCCAACTGCTCCACCAACATGCCGGGCAACGTCATCCCGTGGGTGGACAACAACGTCGACGTCTTCGGAGGGGCTTCCAAGTGGCCCGTGGAGACCTGCGAGGAGCGACTCCTCGACTTATAG